One window of the Salvia miltiorrhiza cultivar Shanhuang (shh) chromosome 6, IMPLAD_Smil_shh, whole genome shotgun sequence genome contains the following:
- the LOC130990562 gene encoding uncharacterized protein LOC130990562, which translates to MSSPCRVNAYVYAMLEEILLQLLLQLLVVVDHMIKIRSRKRKQNSLAEPYSMIARIPEQVRHMNRLAILSLHLMLFVKPKPVEEDCVDSRWRWFQGCLGALDGTYIDVMVPNKDKPRYRTRKGHISTNTLAVCDRYLKFVYVLPGWEGSTADSRVLRDALIRPHGLRVPKGNYYLCDNGYANCEGFLAPYKGVRYHLKEWGPMCARPQNARELFNLRHAKARNIIERAFGIMKMRWGILRSTSYYPVKTQNRLIMACFIINNFIRSEMAADPIEQEFDNLFQDNVVPETEHEEYIDGVESSPEWTAARDALATAMWHQYIANVDHM; encoded by the exons ATGTCTTCTCCATGCCGGGTGAATGCATATGTGTATGCTATGTTAGAGGAAATTTTGCTTCAGCTATTATTGCAACTTCTAGTTGTGGTTGATCACATGATCAAGATTAGGTCCCGAAAGAGGAAACAGAATTCATTGGCTGAGCCATATAGCATGATAGCTCGTATACCAGAACAAGTTAGGCATATGAATAGGCTG GCCATTTTGTCACTGCATTTGATGTTGTTTGTCAAACCGAAACCTGTTGAAGAAGACTGCGTTGACTCTAGGTGGAGATGGTTTCAG GGTTGCTTAGGGGCATTAGATGGCACGTACATTGACGTCATGGTGCCCAATAAAGATAAACCAAGGTATAGGACACGAAAGGGCCATATATCCACTAATACCCTTGCCGTGTGCGATCGATATTTGAAGTTTGTTTATGTCTTGCCTGGGTGGGAGGGCTCGacagctgattctagggttctGCGAGATGCACTCATTAGACCACATGGATTGAGGGTGCCAAAGG GAAATTATTACTTGTGTGATAACGGCTACGCGAACTGTGAGGGTTTTTTGGCGCCGTATAAGGGTGTACGATACCATTTAAAGGAGTGGGGACCTATGTGTGCACGACCACAAAACGCTCGGGAATTGTTCAACCTTAGGCATGCGAAAGCACGTAACATAATCGAGCGAGCATTTGGAATCATGAAAATGAGGTGGGGGATTCTCCGGAGTACATCATACTACCCCGTGAAGACACAAAATAGATTAATAATGGCATGCTTCATTATTAATAACTTTATCCGGAGCGAGATGGCAGCGGATCCTATAGAACAGGAGTTTGACAATCTATTCCAAGACAATGTTGTCCCTGAAACTGAGCACGAAGAGTACATCGACGGGGTTGAGAGCTCGCCGGAATGGACTGCGGCAAGGGATGCATTGGCCACTGCCATGTGGCACCAATATATTGCAAATGTTGATCATATGtag